In a genomic window of Vicinamibacterales bacterium:
- a CDS encoding type II toxin-antitoxin system HicB family antitoxin, with protein sequence MSLSFRIELELEDDGRWIGEVPDLPGVLCYGATRDEAIARVQALALRVLAERLDHAEAPAEFLNVSFLAA encoded by the coding sequence GTGAGCCTCAGTTTCCGGATCGAACTCGAACTCGAAGACGACGGTCGCTGGATTGGCGAGGTTCCAGATCTTCCCGGTGTGCTCTGTTACGGCGCAACGCGGGATGAGGCTATCGCCCGGGTCCAGGCGCTCGCACTCCGGGTACTTGCCGAACGGCTCGATCACGCTGAGGCCCCCGCCGAGTTCCTGAACGTCTCGTTCCTCGCCGCGTGA
- a CDS encoding type II toxin-antitoxin system HicA family toxin, producing MSTWPSAKARRVLAALLRIGWKLKRQSGSHRTLSRENWPDFVFALHDDEELGPRMLVRVAKRTGLRPEDL from the coding sequence GTGAGCACCTGGCCGTCCGCGAAAGCTCGTCGCGTCCTTGCAGCCCTGCTCCGAATCGGGTGGAAGCTCAAACGCCAGTCTGGTTCGCACCGAACCCTCTCACGGGAGAACTGGCCAGATTTCGTGTTTGCCTTGCACGACGACGAAGAACTTGGCCCCCGCATGCTCGTTCGGGTTGCGAAGCGCACCGGCCTGCGTCCCGAGGATCTCTGA
- a CDS encoding alpha/beta fold hydrolase produces the protein MRHTFQHRDHVISYHDVRSPGAPDAGTILFLHAFPLDAGMWQPQLDALPAGWRAIAPDLRGFGKSLPDHAAPARNSSAPPSIDDYVDNVIALLDHLGIDTVVVSGLSMGGYAAFGLLRRAPARLRGLVLADTRADADTEAARANRASMLDLARTQGSAAVVERMLPTLLGGTTRATRPAVVERVRVLASAQSPDAVAAAIERLRDRPDSTPLLPGIACPTLVMAGDEDTITGVDVARQMHGRIPGADLEVIPEAGHLSNLEQPAAFNAALARFLQARFEA, from the coding sequence ATGCGCCATACCTTCCAGCACCGCGACCACGTGATCTCCTACCACGACGTCCGCTCGCCGGGCGCGCCCGACGCGGGCACGATCCTGTTCCTGCACGCGTTCCCCCTCGACGCCGGCATGTGGCAGCCCCAACTCGACGCGCTGCCAGCCGGATGGCGTGCCATCGCGCCGGATCTTCGTGGTTTCGGGAAGTCGCTGCCAGACCACGCCGCGCCGGCGCGCAACTCCTCAGCGCCGCCATCAATCGATGACTACGTGGACAATGTCATCGCGCTGCTCGATCACCTCGGAATCGACACGGTGGTCGTGTCAGGTCTGTCGATGGGTGGCTACGCGGCGTTCGGTCTGCTGCGCCGTGCGCCGGCGCGACTTCGGGGCCTCGTCCTCGCCGACACGCGCGCCGACGCCGACACCGAGGCCGCCAGGGCCAACCGCGCTTCGATGCTCGACCTCGCCCGCACCCAGGGCTCCGCGGCCGTCGTCGAACGCATGCTGCCGACACTTCTCGGCGGCACGACGCGGGCCACCCGGCCGGCCGTCGTCGAACGAGTGCGGGTGCTGGCGTCGGCGCAATCGCCCGATGCCGTCGCCGCGGCCATCGAGCGGCTGCGCGACCGGCCGGATTCGACGCCGCTGCTCCCGGGAATTGCGTGTCCGACGCTCGTGATGGCGGGCGATGAGGATACGATAACGGGAGTGGACGTGGCGCGCCAGATGCACGGCCGAATTCCTGGTGCCGACCTCGAGGTGATTCCCGAGGCGGGACACCTGTCGAACCTCGAGCAACCCGCGGCATTCAACGCCGCGCTCGCGCGGTTCCTCCAAGCGAGATTCGAAGCCTAG
- a CDS encoding SDR family oxidoreductase: MDLQLTDKVALVTGSSRGLGLASARALVAEGCRVCICARGEEQLQRAAAELTTVATRPDAIQAIRADLTETAGMEEVFAQILSRFGGLDILVNSLGLARGSGLLETTDADWQEAFDFTLYPAIRASRLAVPAMRARGGGAIVMIASIFGREAGGRMTYNAVKAAEIGLAKSLAQQLAADNIRVNSVAPGSFLFEGGSWWKRQQADPQGIAEFVRRELPFGRFGRTEELGDVVAFLASPRASWISGACVTVDGCQSRSNI; the protein is encoded by the coding sequence ATGGATCTTCAACTGACCGACAAAGTCGCCCTCGTGACCGGCTCGAGCCGCGGCCTCGGACTGGCCAGCGCCCGCGCGCTCGTCGCCGAAGGGTGTCGCGTGTGCATCTGCGCGCGCGGCGAGGAACAACTGCAGCGTGCGGCCGCCGAACTGACGACCGTGGCGACGCGGCCCGACGCAATTCAGGCAATTCGCGCAGACCTGACGGAGACGGCCGGCATGGAGGAGGTCTTCGCGCAGATCCTCAGCCGGTTCGGCGGCCTCGACATCCTGGTGAATAGTCTCGGCCTTGCGCGCGGCAGCGGTCTGCTCGAGACCACGGACGCGGATTGGCAGGAAGCATTCGACTTCACGCTCTACCCCGCGATTCGTGCCAGCCGGCTGGCGGTGCCGGCGATGCGGGCGCGCGGCGGAGGCGCGATCGTGATGATTGCGTCGATCTTCGGACGTGAAGCCGGCGGCCGGATGACGTACAACGCGGTCAAGGCCGCCGAGATCGGCCTCGCAAAGTCGCTGGCCCAGCAACTGGCCGCCGATAACATCCGCGTCAACAGCGTGGCGCCGGGTTCGTTTCTCTTCGAGGGTGGCTCATGGTGGAAGCGGCAGCAGGCAGACCCCCAGGGCATCGCCGAGTTCGTGCGGCGCGAATTGCCGTTCGGCCGTTTCGGCCGGACGGAAGAACTCGGTGACGTCGTGGCGTTCCTGGCGTCTCCACGGGCAAGCTGGATCAGCGGCGCCTGCGTCACCGTCGATGGGTGCCAGTCGAGATCGAACATCTGA
- the galT gene encoding galactose-1-phosphate uridylyltransferase, with amino-acid sequence MHKTVLSKPDGRALILYAHAPLTDDLTAPSPSSAPREPNSHLRWHPLRGEWIAYASHRQNRTFLPPAEYNPLAVTTDPAHPTELPAGPWEVAVFENLFPTLVATAHEPPAISVPTRPGRGTCEVVVFTQNPKTSLGALPLDRLELIAEVWADRYVELGRRDDVEYVFEFENRGVEVGVTLNHPHGQIYAYPFVPPIPARELRQQSDYLQAHGRGLLEDIVRQELDDGRRVLYRGEHVAAFIPVFARYSYEVWIATRRPAASIAALDAEERADFARALKTVLLKYDGLWSKPFPYIMSIHQAPTDGQPHPEAHLHVEFYPAYRMPGRLKYLAGSEMGAGVFTADTLPEEKAKELQAVNVVLE; translated from the coding sequence ATGCACAAGACCGTGTTGAGCAAGCCCGATGGACGGGCACTGATTCTCTACGCGCACGCGCCTCTGACGGATGATCTGACGGCGCCGAGTCCGTCGAGCGCGCCGCGTGAACCGAACAGCCACCTCCGCTGGCACCCGCTGCGCGGCGAATGGATCGCCTACGCCAGCCATCGCCAGAATCGGACGTTCCTGCCGCCGGCCGAATACAACCCGCTCGCGGTCACCACCGACCCTGCGCATCCAACGGAGTTGCCCGCCGGGCCGTGGGAAGTGGCCGTGTTCGAGAACCTCTTCCCGACGCTGGTCGCCACCGCCCACGAGCCGCCTGCGATCTCGGTACCGACGCGGCCGGGCCGCGGCACCTGCGAGGTCGTCGTCTTCACGCAGAACCCGAAGACGTCCCTCGGCGCCTTGCCGCTCGACCGTCTCGAGCTCATCGCCGAGGTGTGGGCGGATCGGTATGTCGAGTTGGGCCGACGTGACGACGTGGAGTACGTCTTCGAGTTCGAGAACCGCGGCGTGGAAGTGGGCGTCACCCTCAACCATCCGCACGGGCAGATCTACGCGTACCCGTTCGTGCCGCCGATTCCCGCGCGCGAACTCCGCCAGCAATCGGACTACCTCCAGGCGCACGGCCGCGGCCTGCTCGAGGACATCGTCCGGCAGGAACTCGACGACGGGCGACGCGTGCTGTACCGCGGTGAACATGTGGCCGCGTTCATTCCGGTGTTCGCGCGCTACTCGTACGAGGTGTGGATTGCGACACGGCGGCCTGCGGCGTCGATCGCGGCGCTCGACGCGGAGGAGCGCGCCGACTTCGCGCGGGCGCTGAAGACGGTGCTGCTGAAGTACGACGGCCTCTGGTCGAAGCCCTTCCCGTACATCATGTCGATCCACCAGGCGCCGACCGACGGCCAGCCTCACCCCGAGGCCCATCTCCACGTGGAGTTCTATCCGGCCTACCGCATGCCCGGCCGTCTGAAGTACCTTGCGGGAAGCGAGATGGGTGCCGGCGTCTTCACCGCCGACACGCTGCCGGAGGAGAAGGCGAAGGAACTGCAGGCCGTGAACGTGGTGCTGGAGTAG
- the galK gene encoding galactokinase encodes MTFEQLFGEAPELRVSAPGRVNLIGEHTDYNGGFVLPTVIPQRTTVEIARRSDRTVRVWSANVGARSPFQYTLGSEQRRGAWADYVQGITWVLGDAGFEIGGIDVRIESTVPLGSGLSSSAALEVAMLRALRDTFALTFDDVRLALLGQRAENEFVGAPVGVMDQMACTLASDGQALFLDTRSLDWSVVPLPPDAELIVLNSGVAHNHAKGDYRTRRAECEEAARRLGVKQLRDLDVKDVPRVMELPDPLGRRARHVVTEDDRVLAAVRVMRSGDLAELGRLFYASHDSMRDDYEVSIPEIDLLVDLARAEPDVYGARLTGGGFGGSVVMLARPGHAVDVAARIASHYAEKTRQRPTVLVPA; translated from the coding sequence ATGACATTTGAACAACTGTTCGGTGAGGCACCGGAGTTGCGCGTGAGCGCGCCGGGACGCGTGAACTTGATCGGTGAGCACACCGACTACAACGGCGGGTTCGTGTTGCCGACCGTCATCCCGCAGCGCACCACGGTCGAAATCGCGCGTCGGTCGGACCGGACCGTTCGCGTGTGGAGCGCCAACGTCGGTGCGCGGTCACCGTTTCAGTACACCCTCGGTTCGGAGCAGCGACGCGGTGCCTGGGCGGACTACGTCCAGGGCATCACCTGGGTTTTGGGCGACGCGGGTTTCGAGATCGGCGGCATCGACGTGCGGATTGAGTCCACCGTGCCGCTTGGCAGCGGCCTGTCGTCGAGCGCCGCGCTCGAGGTGGCCATGCTCCGTGCGCTGCGTGACACGTTCGCGCTGACGTTCGACGACGTCAGGCTGGCGCTCCTTGGTCAGCGCGCCGAAAACGAGTTCGTCGGGGCGCCGGTGGGCGTGATGGATCAGATGGCGTGCACGCTGGCCAGCGACGGCCAGGCGCTATTCCTCGATACACGCTCGCTCGATTGGAGCGTCGTTCCCCTGCCGCCCGACGCGGAATTGATCGTGCTCAACTCGGGCGTCGCCCACAACCACGCGAAGGGTGACTACCGGACGCGCCGCGCCGAGTGCGAGGAGGCGGCGAGGCGTCTCGGCGTGAAGCAACTGCGCGACCTGGACGTGAAGGATGTGCCGCGGGTGATGGAACTTCCAGACCCGCTCGGCCGTCGCGCGCGCCACGTCGTCACCGAGGACGATCGTGTGCTGGCCGCCGTGCGCGTCATGCGGTCCGGCGACCTGGCGGAACTCGGCCGGCTGTTCTACGCCTCGCACGACTCGATGCGCGACGACTACGAGGTTTCGATTCCGGAGATCGACCTCCTCGTCGACCTGGCGCGCGCCGAACCCGACGTCTACGGCGCCCGCCTGACGGGCGGCGGCTTTGGCGGCTCGGTCGTGATGCTGGCCCGTCCGGGCCACGCTGTCGACGTGGCCGCCCGCATCGCCAGCCATTACGCGGAGAAGACCCGCCAGAGGCCGACCGTGCTCGTGCCGGCCTGA
- a CDS encoding DEAD/DEAH box helicase — protein sequence MPRRRHDADEGGRQESDLLALRAPEGGGISREQALQAAIHHLVPSWHRDQPDSPDEIITAVRRMPPADPICAPMPAGVDPRLVSALASRGIRELYTHQAAAVAHALDRQHVVVTTPTASGKTLCYNIPVLNEILRDPATRALYLFPTKALAQDQLAELDRLAQVINEAAGLDLGVFTYDGDTPQDARRAIRSRAQVILTNPDMLHSGILPHHPKWARLFENLRFIVIDELHAYRGVFGSHLANVLRRLRRVCRHYGSDPLFICSSATIANPRELAERLTEQPFELVEESGAPRGEKYFFFVNPPIVNKQLGIRRSYTQETRRVALEFLRRGLQLIVFAQSRLVTEVLTRYLKDSFQGPPGADDVVRGYRGGYLPNRRREIEKGLRDGEVRAVVATSALELGIDIGALDVAVLAGYPGTIAATWQRAGRAGRRAGPSAAVLVASSAPLDQYVVRNPSYFFDASPEHALINPDNLQILLAHIKCAAFELPFGTAEVFGRESVQDILQILAEEGLVHLAEAQAPDDEAHWHWTNESYPADAISLRSVSSDNFVIVDTTDHTRVIGETDFTSAPSTLHEKAIYLVEGTLYQVERLDFENRKAFVRQVDCDYYTDAIRYDRVTILDTFETDPGAAVADPVERPKTLVRQGPIPAPWSHGEVHVVSRVVGFKKIKFYTNENVGSGELDLPEQEMHTTGCWFTIPRGLMTSLPYGGDDRRDGVMGLAFAMRQIAQLLLMCDRHDIGVSIGNGTAMDVTAGAAVGEGVSTRGRGRGAGQEPVDYDEPRVFVYDNYPGGIGLSEPLFTMRQPLVGRTRDLIIGCPCESGCPSCVGPLGEVGPLAKTVALDILTRLSAVAS from the coding sequence ATGCCCAGGCGACGGCACGACGCGGATGAAGGAGGGCGCCAGGAGTCCGACCTGCTGGCGCTCCGGGCTCCCGAGGGCGGGGGCATCTCCCGCGAGCAGGCGCTCCAGGCGGCGATCCACCATCTCGTCCCGTCCTGGCACAGGGACCAGCCCGACTCGCCCGACGAGATCATCACCGCTGTCCGGCGGATGCCGCCTGCCGATCCGATTTGCGCGCCGATGCCCGCCGGGGTCGATCCGCGCCTCGTCTCGGCGCTCGCCAGTCGCGGCATCCGGGAGCTCTACACCCACCAGGCTGCTGCCGTCGCCCACGCGCTCGATCGCCAGCACGTCGTCGTCACCACGCCGACGGCCTCTGGCAAGACGCTGTGCTACAACATTCCGGTCCTCAACGAGATCCTGCGCGACCCGGCAACCCGGGCGCTCTACCTGTTCCCGACGAAGGCTCTGGCGCAGGACCAGCTCGCGGAACTCGACCGCCTGGCCCAGGTCATCAACGAGGCGGCCGGACTGGATCTCGGCGTCTTCACCTACGACGGCGACACGCCGCAGGATGCGCGGCGCGCGATCCGGTCGCGCGCGCAAGTGATTCTCACCAACCCCGACATGCTCCACTCGGGCATCCTGCCGCACCACCCGAAGTGGGCGCGCCTCTTCGAGAACCTCCGCTTCATCGTCATCGACGAGCTGCACGCGTACCGCGGCGTGTTCGGCAGCCACCTGGCCAACGTGCTGCGACGGTTGCGGCGCGTGTGCCGTCACTACGGTTCGGACCCGCTGTTCATCTGCTCGTCGGCGACGATTGCGAACCCGCGCGAGCTGGCGGAGCGGCTCACCGAGCAGCCGTTCGAGCTCGTCGAGGAGAGCGGGGCGCCCCGGGGCGAGAAGTACTTCTTCTTCGTCAACCCGCCGATCGTCAACAAGCAACTCGGCATCCGGCGGTCCTACACGCAGGAGACCAGGCGCGTGGCGCTCGAATTCCTGCGGCGCGGCCTCCAGTTGATCGTGTTCGCGCAGAGCCGGCTGGTGACCGAGGTCCTCACCCGCTACCTGAAGGACTCGTTCCAGGGGCCACCGGGCGCGGACGATGTGGTGCGCGGGTATCGCGGCGGATACCTGCCGAACCGGAGAAGGGAAATCGAGAAAGGGCTGCGCGACGGCGAGGTTCGCGCGGTCGTCGCGACGAGCGCGCTCGAACTGGGGATCGACATCGGGGCGCTCGACGTCGCCGTGCTCGCCGGCTACCCGGGCACGATCGCGGCAACGTGGCAGCGGGCCGGCCGGGCCGGCCGGCGTGCCGGCCCATCGGCTGCGGTGCTCGTCGCCAGCAGCGCGCCGCTCGACCAGTACGTCGTGCGAAACCCGTCCTACTTCTTCGACGCGTCTCCCGAGCACGCGCTCATCAATCCGGACAACCTCCAAATCCTGCTGGCGCACATCAAGTGCGCGGCGTTCGAGCTGCCGTTCGGCACCGCCGAGGTGTTCGGACGCGAGAGCGTGCAGGACATCCTGCAGATCCTCGCGGAGGAGGGGCTCGTCCACCTCGCCGAGGCGCAGGCGCCGGACGATGAGGCCCACTGGCACTGGACGAATGAATCCTATCCGGCCGACGCCATCAGCCTGCGGTCGGTCTCCTCGGACAACTTCGTCATCGTCGACACCACGGACCACACGCGCGTCATCGGCGAGACCGACTTCACGAGCGCGCCGTCGACCCTCCACGAAAAGGCGATCTATCTCGTCGAGGGCACGCTCTATCAGGTGGAGCGGCTCGATTTCGAGAACCGGAAGGCGTTCGTGCGGCAGGTGGATTGCGACTACTACACCGACGCCATCCGCTACGACCGTGTGACAATCCTCGACACATTCGAGACGGATCCTGGTGCTGCCGTTGCTGACCCGGTTGAGCGTCCGAAGACACTGGTGCGGCAGGGCCCCATCCCTGCCCCGTGGTCGCACGGCGAGGTTCACGTCGTGTCGCGCGTCGTCGGTTTCAAGAAGATCAAGTTCTACACGAACGAGAACGTCGGCTCCGGCGAGCTCGATCTTCCCGAACAGGAGATGCACACGACCGGTTGCTGGTTCACCATCCCGCGCGGCCTGATGACCTCGCTGCCGTACGGGGGGGATGACCGGCGTGACGGCGTGATGGGCCTCGCGTTCGCGATGCGACAGATCGCGCAGTTGCTCCTGATGTGCGATCGACACGACATCGGCGTGTCGATTGGCAACGGGACGGCGATGGACGTGACGGCCGGCGCGGCGGTCGGCGAAGGCGTCTCGACTCGCGGGCGGGGACGCGGCGCCGGGCAGGAGCCGGTGGACTACGACGAGCCGCGCGTTTTCGTCTACGACAACTATCCTGGCGGCATCGGCCTGTCCGAGCCGCTCTTCACGATGCGTCAGCCGCTCGTCGGCAGGACGCGTGACCTCATCATCGGGTGTCCGTGCGAGTCTGGCTGCCCGTCGTGCGTCGGGCCGCTCGGAGAAGTCGGGCCGCTCGCGAAGACCGTGGCGCTCGACATCCTCACCCGGCTGTCGGCGGTCGCGAGTTGA